The sequence AACCGAAACCAGCATGCTGACTTCGATAACATCTATAATAACACCAACCAACTCAGCATCAGCAACAGAGAGGCCTGAATCCAATCCCGGAAACTGGCATCGTGCGATGCATCGAACTGTGGAAACGAGTTTATCCATTTCTTTAGCCATTTTCTTGCGAGACTTGATGCATAAGGCAATCTTTGAGTCATCTTTCTTCCTTATAGCCACCTGGGCAGCACGTTGATCGTCTTTAACTGACAAAACTAATGTTTGGAAGATTCCATAAACATCGACGAAGCGAAGAAAGTCTTCAAGAATCTTCTCCGCCCATGTAGGCTGTCGACGAAGAGATTCTTGTGTTTGAGGTAGCTGAAGGATATCATCTAAACAATCTTGAACATCTTTAAGACGACTTAAGCCACCACAAAGCCAAGCAGAAGTTCGGTTTTCGAGCTTCGATGACCAAGTTTTGAGCTCGTCGATCTCATTTTTGAGCTGGGAAATCAAGGGGTGTGATCTGCATGGAAGACTAATGGATCTATTGTGGTAAGAGATGGGTGGCTTTGATGGAGTGCGGCTAGGGATTTTGTTAGGAAATGAAAGAGAGCGCTTGAATACGCCGGCCATCTCGAGGTGGTAGTGGTTTTTGGTGATGCTTTTATGCTTCTGGATTTTGGAGTTGCAATGTTTTCCTGTTGCGAGAAGACAAGGAAGGAGAAGAGGAGTATATAAAGGGAAGACATGGACAACTAAGGTGCACGAGGAAGGGGAACTGGATCCGCGTATAAATCCAGCTGTtcatttagttttagttttaacCAAGTGGGTTTGCAAAACGAGGTGATGGTTTCCATTTCAACTGGAGAGGAGACACGAGGTTTTGACATGCCGGCTTTCTTTGGATTGTATTGTAGGCCAACTTTCATGTCTTCCTTTTCTCCAAGTCTTTCTTTCCCATATGGGAAGGATTTATTACGAGGTTAATCATTAGAATTCTTAAGAAATTAGTCACGTTgtactaataaattaattaagaatgttTAATGGTatggtataattattttttaaaatatttttattattcaagaatacatttaaataatattttttatttaaaaaaaaattatttttcacatcaacatattaaaacaattaaaaaatataaaaaaataattttaaataaaaaatatttaaattttttagaaacataATTTCAATGGCATTAATTTCAAAACGATAACTTACTGTAAACTTAAAACTAATGATGAAAGTGTTTGCATGCAATTATGGCACACAGGGTGCATTACAGAGCTTACAGGCAGTAGCAGTTATGGAATTAGGGTGGAATCAGGGGCATAAGGAGGGGGGGGAAGCaggccccccccccccccatatatatatatactagacacttgacccgcgcgatgccgcgggtcatttttttttgcataaaaaatattaaaacaaataaaaatttaaaaatcttgggtttttctgcaaagttatacccaaaaaacttgggtttgactgcaatgcctgacctaagagtaatatttataatattaataataaaaataaacttgcatgacccaagtttaagttaGCCTGGCTGCAACGctggacccaagaatattggatgtgggtctaaatataaggttgtgtcataaaagtgtgataattaaatagattgattaaaaaaaacaacaaaaacaaaaaaattaatgaagaaaaagaacaaaaattgaattaattgggttaaccctttaaatcaggttatcctgtaaaacctgggattcacatcatgaaagtttgataactaaatagaaaaacaaatgacgggtttacccagaattaactgggttaacccatcaaactaagttaacccgtcaagcccaggacacgtgtcatgaaagtatgaaaatctgataattaaatagaaagaaaattaactttaacaaactaaactaaatgaaaaaaataatttgtcaaattaGGCTaatccatcaaacccgagatccgtatcatgaaaatctgataactaaaaaaaagaaattaacattaacaaactaaatcaaacaaaaaaattcattaacaaaaattaaaaagaaaaaaaaatagttatataatataatacaatacaatacaatataataatatttatatttataattataatataataattataataatataatatattaataagtaaatatattagtaaaaggcATGACATGCCCGTGCGATGCCGCGGGCTTGTGGCATGCTTGTGTATTATTatggatttgtgaaaaaaaatcatataaaaaaaatgttaccatccacaatattttaaaggaaaaaactacaaaactatattctcaaccagctcagtattaaaaaaaaatcgataaaaacaattataaaaaaaacacaaaaaaatgaaaaaaataagatgacaattttggaagaaaaaaaagcaaaaaaaaaaaaaaatgaaaaaaaaaatgtggggaaagttaaagctaaattttcaaccagctaaatattaaaatcatttaagaaaacactgtagcaatctatagtattttgtgaggaaatatacaactataattctcaatcagctcaatattaaaaaaaaatcaataaagataattttgacaaatataaaaaaaaacgaaaggaaaaaaaaacatacatggaaacactataacaatctaaagtgtttcatgagaaaatctacagttgtaatttttaaccagctcaatataaaaaaacaataaaaacgacaaagaccatttaaaaaaaaacaaaaaaaaaaaacatatgggaaaacactatagcaatcaacgatgttttaaggaaaaaagctaaattgttaGCCGgttcagtataaaaaaaataaatttgacaaaaaacatatttggaaaaaaaacatcgataaaaaaaacatgtggggaaacactgtagcaaggaaaaaatcatgtgggaaaacatTGTGgtaatctacagtgttttaaataactacaaagctaaattctcaatcagcttaatataaaaaaaaaatcgacgaagataattctgaaaaaaaaattatttaataaaaaaccatgtagagaaacactgcaacaatttagtgttttaaagaaaaaaaattagaaaaactaaattatcaatcaactcaatagtaaaaaaaataaaatcaacaaaaataattatgaaaaaaaaatataaagaagaaagacaattttgggaaaaatttaaaaaaacaaaaaaaacgtgGGGCAAGCTAAAggtaaagctaaattctcaaccaactcaatattgaaaaaataaattcgacaacgataatttaaaaaaaaaacatgtgggaaaaACACCGCAGacaaacaaaaaccatataggggaaacactgtagcaattcatagtgttttttttttttttaaagctacaAAGTTaagttttcaaccagctcaatataaaaaaaaaaaaactgacaaagactatttgtttaaaaaaaaattcaattttgggtaaaaaaaatgaaaaaaaaatgtaaaaaaaaaagaaacaaaagcgagaaaaaaaacacgcggggaaagctacagtgttttaaagaaaaaaccaaaaaaactaaaatttcaaccagctcaatagcaaaaaaaataaaatcaacaaaaataattctaaaaaaaaaagaaattatgtaaaaaatgaaaattttagaaaaaaaaaataaaaaaaaaacatgtgggggaagCTAAAGCTATATTATCAgccagctcaatattgaaaaaaataaatttgataaagataattttttttaaaaattatgtggggaaacactggagcaaaaaaaaaaccatacaatggtaacactgtagcaatccatatttaaaaaaaaaaaaaaaaaaactacaatgctaaattctcaaccaacttaatataaaaaaaataaaatctaccaagatcattttgaaaaagaaaagaataaataaatcataaaaagaaaaaaaaaacaatgtatgaaaatattatagcaatcaacaatgttttaaagaaaaaagctacatagttaaattttcaaccagctcagtatttaaaaaaatttagtaaagataattttgaaaaaaaattaaaaaaaaagaaaaaaaaaattcaattttgagtaaaaaaaggaaaagaaaaaaaacatgtaaaaatgaaaaagaaacaaaaatgagaaaaaacaaaagctccaaaaaaaaaaacaaaagaaaaaaaaaaaggcaaaaaaaggctacagaaaaaaaaagaaaaaaaaacgaaataaaaaactgctacagaagagaaaaaaaataataatataataatataattataattataataattattattatatataataataataattattattgttattatattcagtataattaaaaggcgtggggaagctacagtgatttccccacgccttttagagttctttaatatatatatattattagttaattaaGTGTGGATGAGGTTTTTCATTCtacaaaaataagtttttttactgTAACTAAGTGcgatttttcaatttgaaattttttaaaattaatttacgtACCCTAATATAAATtctgtaaatataaatttattacttTGCACAATAAATTTTGCAGCtagtcaaaaacaaaaatataaatataaattataagtaaaatttttcaacgaaaaaattgaaatagagccatcaattaatttatttttcattaaacaaaacaaggtaacttaaatttaaaatctatttttattttattttgagatgtttgttaataatttgatgaggtttttttatataattcttccatttttgctttatttttttcttagatttgcTAATTTttactaattgttttttgaattcttgttatagtgttttttttaattaattagatatatttcattggtttgttttgattatactttgattttttttatgtttttttttagcagaatcaccaaaattatcaattttttctcatgatatattttttgattttaggttgaaccatgaacaaaataagaagaatttaattatttttttcaaaaacaatattaataacTCGCAGCCTAGTGAACCAACTCCAATGTGTAATGTTAAAGTTATGATTGAGCAACTCCAATGCGCCTCAGTTTACAAAGAACCCGCGTTGATTAGTGAGAAtagttctttattattttttgctttatttcaaagtttatcaaacataaataatgcttcgttttagctaatatttcttatatactttgtatgtttatatttgatagatatAAAGACCACCATTAAAGTGATGAATGTattataaagatgaaattaacttcgttgctttgactcaatttagtattttttcaaatcttttacctcataaaaatatcattatatgtttatagtaagttatttgaataaaactaaattatacaggtttttttatatctcatgtacaataaagtaaaataaatattatattttattatattaattatggcCCCCTAACAAATAATTCTAGCTCTGTCCCTGGGTGGAATATCACCGTGCAGGGGTTggagaaaaaaacatgtgggttTTGATGATATATATGAAAGAATTAGAAGAAGTCCAGTTCAGGGCATCTAATAATGTACACTTGCATAAATTCGTTGCAATCTTCTATCAAGTCCCTTGTTTCTCTACCTACCTAAACATACAACACACAGGAAAAATTTTGCTGCCACTTGTAAATAGGACCAGCACTATACCAACtctcaataataaaaagatttctTCTACTTTTACAGTCATTTATtagttaatttcttaattaacttttaagataaataatcaatttcaagaattaaattctcatatatatatatatatatatatgaaattcgGGTCAACACACTCAATCTActtccatgaaaattaaataaaccttaaacaaacattataattttgaaCTTAATGGATCAAAAGATAGAACATGTATctttaaatcttgaaaaaaaagtcAGATTGATGCATCATTCGGATCAAATAATAGTCAATTAGCCACCTTTAAAGGCTTGGAAAAGATACATTTTTTGACAGTTCATCGTCCCACGTTCTCTTTTTTGGCATTTGTGATGCAGTAGCTCATTGTCATGACAATAATTGGTtcgatttgttttattaatctTCTAGTTCATACCTTTTTTCTTACGAGATATGCTCGAATCTCCCCTCACTATGCTCGAATTTCCCTCATTTTAGCGAGGTCATGCAATTTGCTTAATTATGCAAATGTACTCATAATTAACTCACAAATAATATGCAGCACATATACAATTAGTGGTGAGAACTTGGTTTAAGAtcgacataaaaaaaatcttatattcaagtttttttgtagtttttttttaaataaagaaaatatgagaATATGTGTTTCTATCCCAACTtccttatatatttatatatatatataaccaaacactaattaaaaaaatcggcGTGACTCGATATAGTAGTCAACATGAAATCATGGAAGCTTATAAAAAGCTGTGGTTTGAATGAAAAATCCAGAAAAATGATGGCTAGACAGAAAATGTGTTGATCGTAATTGTTTAATGTTGGtaagaattaaatataaatccAAGGAATGCATGTCCTATCCAATACAACTACTGCCTGGAGCTGTTTGCCAACTCCCAAGAGTTGTGGATTTATGACTGGTTTAGAACCATCAGCTCCCCCTCTCTCTACACCAGA is a genomic window of Populus alba chromosome 5, ASM523922v2, whole genome shotgun sequence containing:
- the LOC118062259 gene encoding uncharacterized protein, with product MAGVFKRSLSFPNKIPSRTPSKPPISYHNRSISLPCRSHPLISQLKNEIDELKTWSSKLENRTSAWLCGGLSRLKDVQDCLDDILQLPQTQESLRRQPTWAEKILEDFLRFVDVYGIFQTLVLSVKDDQRAAQVAIRKKDDSKIALCIKSRKKMAKEMDKLVSTVRCIARCQFPGLDSGLSVADAELVGVIIDVIEVSMLVSVALFNGISLSFKSRKPSWIGLRLPKKEKKVKIGEGIQEFQEIGVESLWGLRKKGYEEVRMVLKRMQDLEECIGDIETSGQRVFRSLINTRVSLLNSLTQ